The proteins below come from a single Oryzias latipes chromosome 14, ASM223467v1 genomic window:
- the LOC101169133 gene encoding glycogen phosphorylase, muscle form, protein MSKPLSDHDRKKQISVRGLAGVENVSELKQNFNRHLHFTLVKDRNVATRRDYYFALAHTVRDHLVGRWIRTQQHYYEKDPKRVYYISLEFYMGRTLQNTMVNLALENACDEAMYQLGLDMEELEDMEEDAGLGNGGLGRLAACFLDSMASLGLAAYGYGIRYEFGIFNQKIVNGWQVEEADDWLRYGNPWEKARPEYMRPVHFYGRTEHHPDGARWVDTQVVLALPYDTPVPGYRNNYVNTMRLWSAKAPCDFNLKDFNVGGYIQAVLDRNLAENISRVLYPNDNFFEGKELRLKQEYFVVSATLQDIIRRFKVSKFGSREIARTDFSKLPDKVAIQLNDTHPAMAIPELMRVLVDEEKLPWETAWDICVRTCAYTNHTVLPEALERWPVDLFAHLLPRHLEIVYEINRRHLERVAAKYPGDNGRLCRMSLIEEGGQKRINMAHLCIVGSHAVNGVAQIHSDILKATVFKDFYEMEPHKFQNKTNGITPRRWLVMCNPGLAEVIAEKIGEDFIRDLDQLQALRNFVNDEAFIRDVAKVKQENKMKFAVHLEEHYKVKINRDSMFDVQVKRIHEYKRQLLNCLHMITYYNRIKKEPSKQWTPRTVMIGGKAAPGYHTAKMIIRLITAIGEVINNDPIVGDRLKIIFLENYKVTLAEKVIPAADLSEQISTAGTEASGTGNMKFMLNGALTIGTMDGANVEMAEEAGEDNLFIFGMRVDDVDALDRKGYNAEEYYSRLPELKQAIDQIAGGYFSPKQPDLFKEIVNMLMHHDRFKVFADYEDYIKCQEKVNALYKNPKEWTKKVIYNIAGCGKFSSDRTIAQYAREIWGMEPTLERLAAPDDI, encoded by the exons ATGTCTAAGCCTCTATCCGACCACGACAGGAAGAAACAGATCTCCGTGCGCGGCCTGGCTGGTGTGGAGAACGTCTCAGAGCTGAAGCAGAACTTCAACAGGCATCTCCACTTTACCCTGGTCAAGGACAGGAATGTGGCCACCCGAAGGGATTATTACTTTGCCCTTGCCCACACAGTGCGTGACCACTTGGTCGGCAGGTGGATCAGAACCCAGCAGCACTACTATGAGAAAGATCCCAAG AGGGTTTACTACATCTCCTTGGAGTTCTACATGGGCCGCACCCTCCAGAACACCATGGTGAACCTGGCACTGGAGAACGCCTGCGATGAGGCCATGTACCAG CTGGGTTTGGACATGGAAGAACTAGAGGACATGGAGGAAGATGCTGGTTTGGGGAACGGAGGCCTTGGTCGGCTTGCTG CCTGTTTCTTGGACTCAATGGCCTCACTGGGTTTGGCTGCCTATGGTTATGGCATTCGCTACGAATTTGGTATCTTCAATCAGAAAATCGTCAACGGCTGGCAG GTTGAAGAGGCCGATGACTGGCTGCGCTACGGTAACCCCTGGGAGAAGGCTCGTCCTGAATACATGCGTCCTGTTCACTTTTACGGCAGGACGGAGCACCACCCTGATGGTGCCAGATGGGTGGACACTCAG GTGGTGTTGGCCCTGCCGTACGACACGCCTGTTCCAGGTTACAGGAACAACTACGTGAACACCATGAGGCTTTGGTCTGCAAAGGCGCCATGCGATTTCAACCTCAAAGACT tTAATGTTGGAGGCTACATTCAGGCTGTTTTGGACAGAAACTTGGCTGAGAACATCTCCCGTGTGCTCTACCCCAATGACAAT TTCTTTGAAGGGAAGGAGCTCCGTCTGAAGCAGGAATACTTTGTGGTGTCTGCCACCCTGCAAGACATTATTCGCCGCTTCAAGGTCTCCAAGTTTGGCTCCAGAGAGATTGCTCGCACAGACTTCAGCAAGCTGCCTGACAAG GTTGCAATCCAGCTCAATGACACTCACCCCGCCATGGCCATCCCAGAGCTGATGAGGGTTTTGGTCGATGAGGAGAAACTCCCATGGGAAACA GCTTGGGATATCTGCGTGCGCACCTGTGCATACACCAACCACACCGTCCTGCCTGAAGCCCTGGAGCGCTGGCCGGTGGACTTGTTTGCTCATCTGCTTCCTCGACACCTGGAGATAGTCTATGAGATCAACCGGCGCCACCTGGAG AGAGTCGCTGCTAAGTATCCAGGAGACAACGGCCGCCTTTGCCGCATGTCCCTCATTGAGGAAGGTGGACAGAAGAGGATCAACATGGCCCATTTGTGCATCGTGGGCTCCCATGCTGTCAACGGAGTGGCCCAGATACACTCTGACATCCTTAAAGCTACTGT TTTCAAGGACTTCTATGAAATGGAGCCTCACAAGTTCCAAAACAAGACCAACGGCATCACTCCTCGCCGCTGGCTTGTTATGTGCAACCCAGGGTTGGCTGAGGTCATCGCTGAG AAAATCGGGGAGGACTTCATTCGTGACCTTGACCAGCTCCAGGCTCTCCGCAACTTTGTGAACGATGAAGCTTTCATTCGGGATGTGGCCAAAGTCAAACAG GAGAACAAGATGAAGTTCGCGGTTCACCTGGAGGAACACTACAAGGTGAAGATCAACCGCGACTCCATGTTCGACGTCCAAGTCAAGAGAATCCATGAGTACAAGAGACAGCTGCTCAACTGTCTGCACATGATCACCTATTACAACC GCATCAAGAAGGAACCCAGCAAGCAGTGGACTCCAAGAACCGTCATGATTGGAGGAAAG GCTGCACCTGGATACCACACGGCCAAGATGATCATCCGTTTGATCACAGCCATCGGTGAAGTGATCAACAACGACCCCATAGTGGGGGATCGCCTGAAGATCATTTTCCTGGAGAATTACAAAGTCACGCTGGCAGAGAAAG TCATCCCGGCTGCTGATCTGTCCGAGCAAATTTCTACTGCTGGCACCGAAGCATCCGGCACCGGCAACATGAAGTTCATGTTGAATGGGGCGCTGACCATTGGTACCATGGATGGAGCCAATGTTGAGATGGCAGAGGAGGCAGGTGAAGATAACCTCTTCATCTTTGGCATGAGGGTTGATGACGTTGATGCGCTGGACAGGAAAGG ATATAATGCTGAAGAGTACTACAGCCGCCTGCCTGAACTAAAACAGGCAATTGACCAGATTGCTGGAGGCTACTTTAGCCCAAAACAGCCTGACCTGTTTAAGGAAATTGTCAACATGTTGATGCATCATGACAG gttCAAGGTCTTTGCTGACTATGAAGACTACATCAAATGCCAAGAAAAAGTCAATGCGCTCTACAAG AACCCCAAGGAATGGACCAAGAAGGTAATCTACAATATCGCAGGATGTGGAAAGTTCTCCAGCGATCGCACCATCGCCCAGTATGCTCGGGAGATTTGGGGCATGGAGCCCACGCTTGAGAGGCTGGCAGCCCCTGACGACATATAA
- the LOC101168641 gene encoding solute carrier family 22 member 6 isoform X2 — MAFGDILEQVGSTGRFQIVHVTLLSIPVLLMASHNLLQNFVAVVPPHYCSVHANFSQSQLSPEEKLLVTVPLDQAGEPHRCQRYVAPQWHLLDRNGSFSSEEEQSQGEQGLAVDLQECRDGWSYNMTEMTSSIISDWDLVCDLRSLKQMGQTIYMGGVLVGAIIFGGLSDRYGRRILLLISNMLMAVAGTCAAFSPSFPLFCLFRFGCGMALSGLGLNTFSLIVEWIPTRIRTVTGTITGYCYTLGQLLLAGIAYFIRDWRWLTLAVSLPFYVFFLISWWFHESSRWLALNNKHEEAVKTLKSVARFNGRHEEGEKLDIKMLQESMKKEMSSSKGSYSVLDLFRTPKMRKMTICLSAVWLSTSFAYYGLAMDLQKFGVDIYLIQVIFGAVDIPAKVVITTCMSFIGRRPSQCGALIIAGVTILINVVVPYDKQTLRTCLAVVGKGCLAASFNCCYLYSGELYPTIIRL; from the exons ATGGCTTTCGGAGACATCCTGGAGCAGGTGGGGAGCACAGGACGCTTCCAAATAGTTCACGTGACCCTTCTCTCCATACCGGTCCTGTTGATGGCCAGTCACAACCTCCTACAGAACTTTGTGGCTGTGGTGCCGCCTCATTACTGCAGCGTCCATGCAAACTTCTCTCAGTCCCAGCTGAGTCCTGAGGAAAAGCTGCTGGTCACGGTGCCGCTGGACCAGGCGGGGGAGCCGCACAGGTGCCAGAGATACGTTGCTCCACAGTGGCACCTCCTGGATAGGAATGGGAGCTTCTCctctgaggaggagcagagtCAGGGGGAGCAAGGTTTGGCTGTTGACTTGCAAGAGTGCAGAGATGGATGGTCCTACAACATGACAGAAATGACCTCTAGCATTATCTCTGAT TGGGATTTGGTTTGCGATTTGCGTTCTTTAAAGCAAATGGGACAAACCATTTACATGGGAGGTGTGCTGGTGGGGGCTATTATCTTTGGGGGCCTTTCGGACAG GTACGGTCGACGGATCCTCCTGCTCATCTCCAACATGCTGATGGCCGTGGCAGGAACCTGCGCTGCCTTCTCACCTTCCTTTCCACTCTTCTGCCTGTTCCGGTTCGGATGCGGCATGGCTCTGTCAGGCCTGGGACTCAACACCTTCTCACTGA TCGTGGAGTGGATTCCCACTCGTATCCGGACCGTCACAGGAACCATAACGGGCTACTGTTACACGCTGGGTCAGCTGCTCTTGGCGGGCATCGCCTACTTCATCCGGGATTGGAGGTGGTTGACCCTGGCTGTGTCTCTGCCTTTTTATGTCTTCTTCCTCATTTCCTG GTGGTTTCATGAATCTTCCAGATGGTTAGCTCTGAACAATAAGCATGAAGAAGCCGTCAAGACTCTAAAAAGTGTGGCCAGATTCAACGGACGCCACGAAGAAGGAGAAAAACTTGACATTAAA ATGTTACAAGAGTCGATGAAAAAAGAGATGTCGTCTTCAAAGGGGTCCTACTCTGTCCTGGATCTGTTTCGCACCCCAAAAATGCGAAAAATGACCATCTGCCTCAGTGCCGTCTG GTTATCCACCAGCTTTGCCTACTATGGTCTTGCGATGGATCTGCAGAAGTTCGGTGTGGACATCTACTTGATACAAGTGATTTTTGGAGCGGTGGACATCCCCGCTAAAGTGGTCATCACCACGTGCATGAGCTTCATAGGACGCCGGCCGTCCCAGTGTGGTGCTCTCATCATTGCAGGGGTCACCATTCTGATCAACGTGGTGGTCCCCTACG ATAAACAGACTCTGCGAACATGCCTAGCCGTGGTGGGCAAAGGCTGCCTGGCAGCATCCTTCAACTGCTGCTACCTTTACTCCGGAGAGCTGTACCCAACCATCATCCG